The nucleotide sequence GGGTGTAAGCGTCGACGGTCTGGCTGTTCTGCAGGTCGCCGTAGCGCTTGGAGGTGTAGCGCACGCTCGGGGTGATCATCCAGCCGCCGACGCTGTAGGAGAGCGCCGCCTTGGCCAGGACCTCCGGCGCGTCGGGGACCTGTTTGCCCTCGGTGTCGATCGTCGTCGTCGGCGAGCTTTTGAAGTCCTGCGTAAAGGCGTACTTGTTATAGGAGAGCCCCGCGATGAACTCCAGCGATTCGCTGACCGGGCCCGAGGCGGAGAACTCTGCGCCGTAGCCCATCGCGTCGCCGACGTTGGCGGGATAGTTCACGCCGTATTCGGGGTCGTAGACGTTGGCCTGCTTGTTCTTGACGTAGGAGACGAAAAGCACCGGGTTCAGCGCGATGCCGCCGACCATCGTCTTGTAGCCCAGGTCGATGTTGTCGGAGGTCTCGAGTTCGAGTTTGTTCCACAGCTGCTGCAGGGTCACGTTCTTGGCGACGAAACTGGCCCGGTTCTTGATGTAGGTCGGGAAGAGGTTGACGTCGAAGCCGTAGGTCCGGGCATAGGAGACGTAGAGCGTATTGCGCTCATCGAAGCGGTAGCCGGCGTAGAGCGACGGGATCCACGTATAGAAGGTCTTCGCCTTGACGCTGGCCCACGGATCGAGCGTCCCCTCGGCGATCGCCGTGTCGTAGTTCTGGCTCGTGTTGAGGTCGGTGCCGAAGGTGTAGCTCTCGAGCGAGCCGATCTCGAAGCTCTGGTACTGGAGCCCGACATTGTAGTCGAAGCTGCCGAGGCTGCCGGAGAGCTCCGCGAAGGGGGCCTGGAGGGTGTGGTAGCCGGTTTTGGCCAGGGAGGCGTACCCGTCAAAGACGAGGTCGCCGCCGACAGACTTGTACTTCAGGCGGTCCGTCGGCGGTCCCGGAGGCTGCTGCTTGTGGTACCAGTAGCCCAGCGTCGTCTTGAGGGCCTTGGAGAAGCGGTGGGTGTACTCGGCGACGCCCCCGTAGAGGTCATGGTCGATCCGCCACTGGATGACGCGGTTTTTCGCGGGGTCCGCGTTGACGCTGGAGTTCCAGTACTCCCCTTTGTCCGTTTTGTAGTAGGGTTTTAATGTCACCGTGTCGTTGGCGCTCGGGCGGAACTGCAGGGTTGAGAGGACGGCCGTCGTATCGAAGCTCTGCTTGTTCCAGTCGTAGTAGTCGACGTCGTTGTTCGCCGTCGGCCGGGCGGCGGCGTAATCCTTGTCCCAGAAGCTCTCCAGGTCCCGGGTCTCGGTATAGGAGAGGGCGTAGTAGTTGTGGTGGTCGTCTTTGTTGTAGATGACGTAGGCTTCCGCGCTGAACATCTCCGAGGGGGTATAGGCGATCCCCGCCATGGCGTTGAAGCGTTCGAGGTCCCCGTCGCCCTTGTACTTGTCGTATCCGAGGTGGGAGATCGATCCGAAGAGGCGGACGTCCCCCATCTTCCCGCTGTCGAAGCGTCCAAAGGAGCGCGTAAAGCTGTCCGAACCGAACGACTGCGAGAGGATGGCATTCGTCTGCTGCCGCGGCGCGTTGACGTTCATGTCGACCTTGCCGATCAGGCTGGAGAAACCGATGTTCTTTTCCGGCGGCAGGTACCCTTTGAGCAGGTCGATGGAGGCGACGTTCTCCATGTCGAGCATCTGTTTACCGCCGCCGGGGTTGCTGGAGATCGGCATGCCGTCGATCATGTAGACGCCCCCCGGGCCGGACTGGGATTTGCCGCGGATGCGGATGGGGTCGTGGTAGGAGGGTTCGTTGGAGCCTGCCGTGTCCGCGGGGGTGTAGTTGACCGAGGGGGAGTACTGGATGATCGTAAAGGGGTTCATGTTGGCCTGCGTCCCGAGGGTCGTGATGCTCTTTTTCTCGAAGCGCTGGTCGGACCCGTTGACGTCGCCCAGGTAGAGGGTGTCGTCCA is from Sulfurimonas sp. HSL-1656 and encodes:
- a CDS encoding TonB-dependent receptor codes for the protein MKPAYTYPLVAVMAASALWAGPVNIEHIVVSDTALDDTLYLGDVNGSDQRFEKKSITTLGTQANMNPFTIIQYSPSVNYTPADTAGSNEPSYHDPIRIRGKSQSGPGGVYMIDGMPISSNPGGGKQMLDMENVASIDLLKGYLPPEKNIGFSSLIGKVDMNVNAPRQQTNAILSQSFGSDSFTRSFGRFDSGKMGDVRLFGSISHLGYDKYKGDGDLERFNAMAGIAYTPSEMFSAEAYVIYNKDDHHNYYALSYTETRDLESFWDKDYAAARPTANNDVDYYDWNKQSFDTTAVLSTLQFRPSANDTVTLKPYYKTDKGEYWNSSVNADPAKNRVIQWRIDHDLYGGVAEYTHRFSKALKTTLGYWYHKQQPPGPPTDRLKYKSVGGDLVFDGYASLAKTGYHTLQAPFAELSGSLGSFDYNVGLQYQSFEIGSLESYTFGTDLNTSQNYDTAIAEGTLDPWASVKAKTFYTWIPSLYAGYRFDERNTLYVSYARTYGFDVNLFPTYIKNRASFVAKNVTLQQLWNKLELETSDNIDLGYKTMVGGIALNPVLFVSYVKNKQANVYDPEYGVNYPANVGDAMGYGAEFSASGPVSESLEFIAGLSYNKYAFTQDFKSSPTTTIDTEGKQVPDAPEVLAKAALSYSVGGWMITPSVRYTSKRYGDLQNSQTVDAYTLFDLDVAYRINGFLGSKSAVFRLSGTNLTDEKYVATIISADNVLATTGTSSTYMTGAPMQVFGSLTVNF